In Opisthocomus hoazin isolate bOpiHoa1 chromosome 14, bOpiHoa1.hap1, whole genome shotgun sequence, the following proteins share a genomic window:
- the KLF8 gene encoding Krueppel-like factor 8 isoform X1 codes for MVLPAEGMSAAPPRRSPPRAAGPAQGKATPAMSSSALLAEGPLDPPVLLADIKTEPPEELLASDCGQPQAEPVDLSLNKSKAAAAAPPPPPPPPPTTTVQSSPLLVAPPLPAPATVSISPSGLSSASAIPAVLSPGSILASTQGSGGQQILHVIHTIPSVNLPSKMGNLQTIPVVVQSLPVVYTAMPTDGVTAITVPLIGGDGKNAGSALLSRPPPVKIDPSSMYPMAMSSDSEDSASESGPAPFQDLPREPAARGQRADSPDLKKRRIHQCDFEGCNKVYTKSSHLKAHRRIHTGEKPYKCTWEGCTWKFARSDELTRHFRKHTGIKPFRCSDCDRSFSRSDHLALHRRRHIMM; via the exons ATGGTCCTGCCCGCGGAGGGGATGAGCGCCGCGCCCCCGCGGAGgagccccccccgcgccgccgggccg GCCCAGGGGAAGGCGACGCCCGCCATGAGCTCGTCGGCGCTGCTGGCCGAGGGCCCCCTCGACCCGCCGGTGCTGCTGGCCGACATCAAGACGGAGCCCCCCGAGGAGCTGCTGGCCAGCGACTgcgggcagccccaggccgagCCCGTCGATCTCTCCCTCAATAAGTCCAAGGCTGCggctgccgccccgccgccaccaCCGCCGCCTCCTCCCACCACCACAGTCCAGTCGTCCCCGCTGCTGGTGGCTCCCCCGCTGCCCGCGCCCGCCACCGTCTCCATCTCGCCCTCCGGCCTCAGCTCCGCCTCAGCCATCCCGGCCGTCCTCTCGCCCGGCTCCATCCTGGCCTCCACGCAGGGCAGCGGCGGGCAGCAGATCCTCCACGTCATCCACACCATCCCTTCGGTCAACCTGCCCAGCAAGATGGGCAACCTCCAGACCATCCCCGTGGTGGTCCAGTCCCTCCCCGTTGTCTACACCGCCATGCCCACGGACGGCGTCACCGCCATCACCGTGCCCCTTATCGGGGGGGATGGCAAGAACGCCGGGTCCG CTCTTCTCTCCCGCCCCCCGCCAGTGAAAATCGACCCGAGCTCCATGTACCCCATGGCCATGAGCAGCGACAGCGAGGACAGCGCCTCCGAGAGCGGCCCAGCCCCTTTCCAGGACCTCCCGAGAGA gccggcggcgcgggggcagCGAGCCGATTCCCCCGACCTGAAGAAGCGGCGCATCCACCAGTGCGACTttgaaggctgcaataaggtctacACCAAAAGCTCCCACCTCAAAGCCCACCGGCGGATACACACGG gtgagaagccctacaaatGCACCTGGGAAGGCTGCACCTGGAAGTTCGCCCGCTCCGACGAGCTGACCCGGCACTTCCGCAAGCACACGGGCATCAAGCCCTTCCGCTGCTCGGACTGCGACCGCAGCTTCTCCCGCTCCGATCACCTGGCCCTTCACCGCCGGCGGCACATCATGATGTGA
- the KLF8 gene encoding Krueppel-like factor 8 isoform X3 translates to MSSSALLAEGPLDPPVLLADIKTEPPEELLASDCGQPQAEPVDLSLNKSKAAAAAPPPPPPPPPTTTVQSSPLLVAPPLPAPATVSISPSGLSSASAIPAVLSPGSILASTQGSGGQQILHVIHTIPSVNLPSKMGNLQTIPVVVQSLPVVYTAMPTDGVTAITVPLIGGDGKNAGSALLSRPPPVKIDPSSMYPMAMSSDSEDSASESGPAPFQDLPREPAARGQRADSPDLKKRRIHQCDFEGCNKVYTKSSHLKAHRRIHTGEKPYKCTWEGCTWKFARSDELTRHFRKHTGIKPFRCSDCDRSFSRSDHLALHRRRHIMM, encoded by the exons ATGAGCTCGTCGGCGCTGCTGGCCGAGGGCCCCCTCGACCCGCCGGTGCTGCTGGCCGACATCAAGACGGAGCCCCCCGAGGAGCTGCTGGCCAGCGACTgcgggcagccccaggccgagCCCGTCGATCTCTCCCTCAATAAGTCCAAGGCTGCggctgccgccccgccgccaccaCCGCCGCCTCCTCCCACCACCACAGTCCAGTCGTCCCCGCTGCTGGTGGCTCCCCCGCTGCCCGCGCCCGCCACCGTCTCCATCTCGCCCTCCGGCCTCAGCTCCGCCTCAGCCATCCCGGCCGTCCTCTCGCCCGGCTCCATCCTGGCCTCCACGCAGGGCAGCGGCGGGCAGCAGATCCTCCACGTCATCCACACCATCCCTTCGGTCAACCTGCCCAGCAAGATGGGCAACCTCCAGACCATCCCCGTGGTGGTCCAGTCCCTCCCCGTTGTCTACACCGCCATGCCCACGGACGGCGTCACCGCCATCACCGTGCCCCTTATCGGGGGGGATGGCAAGAACGCCGGGTCCG CTCTTCTCTCCCGCCCCCCGCCAGTGAAAATCGACCCGAGCTCCATGTACCCCATGGCCATGAGCAGCGACAGCGAGGACAGCGCCTCCGAGAGCGGCCCAGCCCCTTTCCAGGACCTCCCGAGAGA gccggcggcgcgggggcagCGAGCCGATTCCCCCGACCTGAAGAAGCGGCGCATCCACCAGTGCGACTttgaaggctgcaataaggtctacACCAAAAGCTCCCACCTCAAAGCCCACCGGCGGATACACACGG gtgagaagccctacaaatGCACCTGGGAAGGCTGCACCTGGAAGTTCGCCCGCTCCGACGAGCTGACCCGGCACTTCCGCAAGCACACGGGCATCAAGCCCTTCCGCTGCTCGGACTGCGACCGCAGCTTCTCCCGCTCCGATCACCTGGCCCTTCACCGCCGGCGGCACATCATGATGTGA
- the LOC104336306 gene encoding ras-related GTP-binding protein A has product MPSTAMKKKVLLMGKSGSGKTSMRSIIFANYIARDTRRLGATIDVEHSHVRFLGNLVLNLWDCGGQDTFMENYFTSQRDNIFRNVEVLIYVFDVESRELEKDMHYYQSCLEAILQNSPDAKIFCLVHKMDLVQEDQRDLIFKEREEDLKRLSRPLECVCFRTSIWDETLYKAWSSIVYQLIPNVQQLEMNLRNFAQIIEADEVLLFERATFLVISHYQCKEQRDVHRFEKISNIIKQFKLSCSKLAASFQSMEVRNSNFAAFIDIFTSNTYVMVVMSDPSIPSAATLINIRNARKHFEKLERVDGPKHSLLMR; this is encoded by the exons ATGCCAAGCACAGCCATGAAGAAAAAG gTCCTGCTGATGGGTAAAAGTGGGTCTGGGAAGACCAGCATGAGGTCCATCATCTTTGCAAACTACATCGCCAGGGACACGCGGCGCCTGGGTGCCACAA TTGATGTGGAGCACTCCCATGTCAGATTTCTAGGAAACCTGGTGTTAAACCTCTGGGACTGCGGGGG GCAGGACACCTTCATGGAGAACTACTTCACCAGTCAGCGGGACAACATCTTCCGCAACGTAGAAGTCCTCATCTACGTCTTCGATGTTGAGAGCCGTGAGCTGGAGAAGGACATGCACTACTACCAGTCATGCTTGGAGGCAATTCTCCAGAACTCTCCCGATGCAAAGATCTTTTGCCTAGTGCACAAGATGGACTTGGTGCAGGAGGATCAGCGGGATTTG ATTTTTAAAGAGCGTGAGGAAGACTTGAAGCGCCTTTCCCGTCCCTTGGAGTGTGTTTGTTTTAGAACTTCCATCTGGGATGAAACACTTTACAAG GCTTGGTCCAGTATAGTCTATCAGCTGATCCCCAATGTCCAGCAGCTGGAAATGAACCTGAGGAACTTTGCTCAGATCATCGAGGCAGACGAAGTGCTTCTGTTCGAGAGAGCCACTTTCCTG gtcATTTCTCACTATCAATGCAAGGAGCAGCGGGATGTCCACAGGTTTGAGAAGATCAGCAACATTATCAAGCAATTCAAGCTCAGTTGCAG TAAGCTGGCAGCTTCTTTCCAGAGCATGGAGGTCAGGAACTCTAACTTTGCTGCTTTCATTGACATCTTTACGTCAAATACCTATGTGATGGTGGTGATGTCAGACCCTTCAATAC CTTCTGCGGCTACGCTGATCAACATCCGCAACGCCCGGAAACACTTCGAGAAGCTGGAGAGAGTGGATGGACCAAAGCACAGCCTGCTCATGCGCTGA
- the KLF8 gene encoding Krueppel-like factor 8 isoform X2, which translates to MRSEEARGKAQGKATPAMSSSALLAEGPLDPPVLLADIKTEPPEELLASDCGQPQAEPVDLSLNKSKAAAAAPPPPPPPPPTTTVQSSPLLVAPPLPAPATVSISPSGLSSASAIPAVLSPGSILASTQGSGGQQILHVIHTIPSVNLPSKMGNLQTIPVVVQSLPVVYTAMPTDGVTAITVPLIGGDGKNAGSALLSRPPPVKIDPSSMYPMAMSSDSEDSASESGPAPFQDLPREPAARGQRADSPDLKKRRIHQCDFEGCNKVYTKSSHLKAHRRIHTGEKPYKCTWEGCTWKFARSDELTRHFRKHTGIKPFRCSDCDRSFSRSDHLALHRRRHIMM; encoded by the exons atgCGCTCGGAGGAGGCGCGGGGGAAA GCCCAGGGGAAGGCGACGCCCGCCATGAGCTCGTCGGCGCTGCTGGCCGAGGGCCCCCTCGACCCGCCGGTGCTGCTGGCCGACATCAAGACGGAGCCCCCCGAGGAGCTGCTGGCCAGCGACTgcgggcagccccaggccgagCCCGTCGATCTCTCCCTCAATAAGTCCAAGGCTGCggctgccgccccgccgccaccaCCGCCGCCTCCTCCCACCACCACAGTCCAGTCGTCCCCGCTGCTGGTGGCTCCCCCGCTGCCCGCGCCCGCCACCGTCTCCATCTCGCCCTCCGGCCTCAGCTCCGCCTCAGCCATCCCGGCCGTCCTCTCGCCCGGCTCCATCCTGGCCTCCACGCAGGGCAGCGGCGGGCAGCAGATCCTCCACGTCATCCACACCATCCCTTCGGTCAACCTGCCCAGCAAGATGGGCAACCTCCAGACCATCCCCGTGGTGGTCCAGTCCCTCCCCGTTGTCTACACCGCCATGCCCACGGACGGCGTCACCGCCATCACCGTGCCCCTTATCGGGGGGGATGGCAAGAACGCCGGGTCCG CTCTTCTCTCCCGCCCCCCGCCAGTGAAAATCGACCCGAGCTCCATGTACCCCATGGCCATGAGCAGCGACAGCGAGGACAGCGCCTCCGAGAGCGGCCCAGCCCCTTTCCAGGACCTCCCGAGAGA gccggcggcgcgggggcagCGAGCCGATTCCCCCGACCTGAAGAAGCGGCGCATCCACCAGTGCGACTttgaaggctgcaataaggtctacACCAAAAGCTCCCACCTCAAAGCCCACCGGCGGATACACACGG gtgagaagccctacaaatGCACCTGGGAAGGCTGCACCTGGAAGTTCGCCCGCTCCGACGAGCTGACCCGGCACTTCCGCAAGCACACGGGCATCAAGCCCTTCCGCTGCTCGGACTGCGACCGCAGCTTCTCCCGCTCCGATCACCTGGCCCTTCACCGCCGGCGGCACATCATGATGTGA